One stretch of Sandaracinaceae bacterium DNA includes these proteins:
- a CDS encoding GNAT family N-acetyltransferase has protein sequence MSWIHESPAEWDGDKARIVGGAPPGVFDPRYAEASEGSLVPGEWWRVERDGRTVGYGWLDVNWGDAEILLAVDASERERGVGSYILEQLAREARGRGLNYLYNVIRPGHPDADRLGEWLRARGFVSSSDGRLLRAASSRRPLDTASLA, from the coding sequence ATGTCGTGGATTCACGAGAGCCCCGCGGAGTGGGACGGTGACAAGGCACGCATCGTCGGCGGCGCGCCTCCCGGTGTCTTCGACCCACGCTACGCCGAAGCGAGCGAGGGCAGCCTCGTCCCCGGCGAGTGGTGGCGCGTGGAGCGCGACGGCCGAACGGTCGGCTACGGCTGGCTGGACGTGAACTGGGGAGACGCGGAGATCTTGCTCGCGGTGGACGCCAGCGAGCGGGAGCGCGGCGTCGGCTCGTACATCCTCGAGCAGCTGGCGCGCGAGGCGCGGGGACGTGGGCTGAACTACCTCTACAACGTGATCCGTCCCGGCCACCCCGACGCAGATCGACTGGGCGAGTGGCTGCGAGCGCGCGGCTTCGTCAGCTCGAGCGACGGTCGCTTGTTACGCGCTGCGTCGTCGCGACGTCCGCTCGACACGGCGTCTCTGGCCTGA
- a CDS encoding ABC transporter ATP-binding protein has product MALIEIRGLVKRFGGETVLDGVDLDIHRQELLTIIGPSGCGKSVLLKCLIGIIRPDAGSIVFDGEELTSLPEREWVRVRKRIGMLFQEGALFDSLSVEDNVAYGLREHRLLPEPEIEERVSQALAQVSLPGIEKMWPASLSGGMRKRVALARAFAMHPDVVLYDEPTEGLDPVNVTRVNRLLDSLRTGEGVTTVVVTHNMQSAFGISERVAFIHGGKVVQEGSPAELKRSGDARLAPFVRASELQAKTRPSVPDGPVG; this is encoded by the coding sequence GTGGCGCTGATCGAGATCCGTGGCCTTGTGAAGCGCTTCGGCGGCGAGACCGTGCTGGACGGCGTGGACCTCGACATCCACCGTCAGGAGCTGCTCACGATCATCGGCCCGTCGGGCTGCGGCAAGAGCGTGCTCCTGAAGTGCCTCATCGGGATCATCCGGCCCGACGCGGGCTCCATCGTCTTCGACGGCGAGGAGCTGACCTCGCTCCCCGAGCGGGAGTGGGTCCGGGTGCGCAAGCGGATCGGGATGCTCTTCCAGGAGGGCGCGCTCTTCGACTCCCTCTCGGTGGAAGACAACGTGGCGTACGGGCTTCGCGAGCACAGGCTCCTGCCCGAGCCGGAGATCGAGGAGCGCGTCTCACAGGCCCTGGCGCAGGTCAGCCTGCCGGGCATCGAGAAGATGTGGCCGGCGAGCCTGTCCGGGGGGATGCGCAAGCGCGTGGCGCTCGCGCGCGCCTTCGCGATGCATCCTGACGTGGTCCTCTACGACGAGCCGACCGAGGGGCTCGACCCCGTCAACGTCACGCGCGTCAACCGCCTGCTCGACAGCCTGCGGACGGGCGAGGGGGTGACGACCGTCGTCGTGACGCACAACATGCAGAGCGCGTTCGGGATCAGCGAGCGCGTCGCCTTCATCCACGGCGGCAAGGTCGTGCAGGAGGGATCTCCGGCCGAGCTGAAGCGCTCCGGCGACGCGCGGCTCGCGCCCTTCGTCCGCGCCTCCGAGCTGCAGGCCAAGACCCGCCCGAGCGTGCCCGATGGTCCGGTTGGGTAG